The Dreissena polymorpha isolate Duluth1 chromosome 9, UMN_Dpol_1.0, whole genome shotgun sequence genome contains the following window.
TTGTGTTGTTAACCATGAACATGCAATAGTAATTGGATGGTACTTCCTTATATATGTtaattagacaataacacacggctgAGCTTGGCCGGACGACTTTACTCGGCCCTAGCCGACATAACGACCCGAGGGCCGAGAATAGACgaccggcccagctctgccgtgggttatcgtttatattacatatgATACTATTTTGTTCCTTATCCAAACTTTATTACAACAAGCTtttcgtacttttattttcattcaattgattacgcaatgtCACGttatttctgtgacgaaacacacccGTTTTAGCTATATTCTCTGGATTTTATGGATAACAATTCGAACGTTGAGGGGTTTTAGTTTACAGTAAATAATTTAttagcatcgaacgaatccaaaacgtatttcggattgagTGTTGCATAATTTGAAGCTTCAATAGGAATACAATAATTGTAATCGCTCCGACGAGTCAATGTATTTCGTAAATCGTGATTTTGGTTACAGCGGTTTGCATTCGAAACAATCGTTTAAGTAAGTGTGATTTGAAATCAATATTGATTAACGGCTGGAATAACAGAAAACAGAATAGCACATCgctgttattgtattatattaagcGTCGGATTACAAATTACGAGGTGtgtattttacaataaatgttgCTGTTTGatgaatcctgttaaagctcaaatacAGGCATCAATCTAATGTACAGGAGAGTTCAATCGATATTTGTTTCGGCTAAATTATGTGTTCAGTGTCATTATAgttatgttcgattctttcgttgagcTGTGGCTTAACTCTATTGATCAAcgttggctaagactgaatgcGGACGTCATTTTGTTCAGTATTCCCCACGGATCTGATTCATTCATATGGAAAATCGGCCCGGCTAAACGggcaaatataatttatattggcccgttAGCTACGAATGACtacccgctcgcgacgtcattttgttattATGTATGTAATACACAGCGAGGTCGTCAGTTCCGATCACTTACGAAATTATCAATGTatactttaaagggaccgtccaacagattttggcttgtattgaaggttgtcattaaatgttttaaatgttttatattgataaattgtgcagtccgcgcaggctaatcacgGAAGGACCCTTTCCGCTTTAGTGGTATTTTTCATTGAAGGTTGTCTCTGCTTGGGGAAAATCAAGTTTAgttggaaagtatcgtccctgatgagcaagtgcggactgcacaggcttatctggggcgacacttgtCGCAAATAATTTAAGCCTTGTTTTCGAAGACCCAAGCTCATATTAAAATTGTCATTGAGAGCCCAAACAATCATGTGATTAAACTGTCAAACGTTCGTTTCAAAATGATATAATTTTTTCTAAACACATTATAGTTTGATCCagcattaaatttatataaaatttgataTTAAATCGATTCCTGATAAAATAGAAATTAACAACTTTATAAAACTCaactatttaatgaaataatgtcAATCTcaatttattagaaaaaaaaacgacTAAATAATTTTCCGCAAAAGTTTTCATTGGTTCATGcaacttttaataataattcttAGTGAATGCTTAATGATTATAAATAAGTATTGCCAATAAGTAATTAATACAAGTTTATACCATAGCATGCTACACTCAAAATATAGTTGAATctttaattaaacataaaaacaaaaaactatcATTTTAGAGTCACAATTATAAATTGTGCACAAGTAATAACAGTATTATGCAAGCCTATCTACTATGCAAACACGAGGATATAAATAAAGATAtgtaacaattataaatttaaaggGATGATCAACCTGCTATGAACTCTGTTAGTCCTTTAAAGATACAATTTTAAAcgactttttttatatattgtaatttAGTCTTCTATACTTGTTTGGTTACAACGCATTTGTATTTCTTATAAGACTTGATAAGTAACCTAATACTAGGAAAATAATATCATATAGTATCCGCGTCATGCTATTTCGGCAAGAGTTGCTCCGGCCCAGCCTGCGAATTTGcgcagtctggccaggagctaccctgtccgctaataAGACCACAAAATCATGCGTGATTTAGTAGCGGATAGCGCAGCTCAGCATCAGACCGCGCGATTGTgtaggctggtctggagttacGCTGGTCATATTGCATTAGACCAATTgtgcatgacgcggctcatagaTCAgttattaaatttaagaaaactaCGGCCTTTTGGCCCCGTAGTTATAAAagtgttcatttaaataattaaatgttagtTCCTCTGAATTGGCGTCAAAAAACGTCAACCATATAACACAGGTGTATAGGTTAGCTACTATGAAGCACTTGGACTGCATTGAAGCACGCATATTTAGTATCTCGTAAATGTAtacttttgttataatatgtCCAATTGCCAAAATGCAAAGCTGGAATCGGAAACGTGACCTTAATGACGTAGAATGAATCGTCCTTGGCCCTAAACGTCGATGTTATCCCCAGCTAAATTCCTCCACTCAAAATCATAGCGTGGTTTCAAATGCAACAGCACACACTACGGTGCACAGGTAGAGCCTATTACTTTAGTTGAAGCTTTTTAAAGGTCCTGCTCAGCATACAGTAAAGGCGAAGCAATCTCTCTTGAATGGATTGATTTGCATATTCAGAAAAACTTCACATTATTGAACATTTTCCCTTTAACTTTTCCTTCCGTTTCTGCGAGCGCGTCTTTTTTGTTTCCAACTGCAAACTCATTGTCCGCCGTTTTTCCAACTGTAATAATTCCTGGAACAGTTCTTTTACGTTGTAGTTCGTTTTCGCAGATGTTTCGAGATGCCCGCACTTCCAGTGTTTCGCTACAGCCGCCCCTTCCGGCGTCCCCACCTGCCTCGCGAATTCGTCACATTTGTTTCCAACTAACATAATTGGGATTCCATCGATGTCCGTTCCTTTGATTTCTCGACTCTCCTCAAAGATCGGTTTAAGCTCTTCTAGAGATTGCCGACTTGTTATAGAATATACGAGGATAAATGCGTGACCTTTTGATATAGACAGTCTTTGCATGGCCGGAAACTGATGACTTCCGGTCGTGTCTGTGATCTGTAAAGTGAACACCTGTTTATTGCAGCTGATCACTTGCCGATACGTGTCCTCGATGGTGGGGATGTACGAGTCCCGGAATGTCCCGCGCACGAATCTCAGAACGAGGCTGCTCTTCCCGACACCTCCCGCGCCGAACACAACCACGCGGTAGTCGTTGCTCTGTTCCGGCATTACACGCAGACCGACAGATCGGTCCTTTGGCTGAGCCTGGAGAAAACAAGGAATGCGGACATAAAGATATGGAccgggctctgtgaaaagggggtttaatgcatgtgcgtaaggtgtcgtcccagataagactgtgcagtccgcacaggctaatcagggacgacactttccgctttaatgatattttttgtttaaatgaagtctcttcttagtaaaaatcaaattaaggcggaaagtgtcgtccctgattggcctgtgcggactgcacaggctaatctgggacaacactttacgcgcatgctgATATTATAAATAATGCGGTAGTTCTTCAGTGTATTTTTTAATCGACCTTTGACATGATAccacaataatatttttaaaactaaaatctTGAGGCATTGCGcttcacttttttttaaagaaatcggATGTTTATGAAAATCAAAATAATTCAAAGTGCATGTTCGCATAATAACTTTGTCTGTGTACATTAACAATAAAATCGTATTGTAATATATCTgacatattgatattataatgaGATAGGTGTTAATTGAATTATCATACTGAATTTAGAAATGTGCATCGTCGATAGTTTTAAAGTTTATGAAAACTGAAGCACATTTTTGATTATCAATGCGCCACTTTCTCTGAGTGAACGCTACGCCTGATctcatttttataatttatgactCAAGTCAGTTAATCAATTCTGAAAGATTCTGAACACGTAAGTACTTATATATGAGCCGTTTCATGCGAAACTGTGTCTTAAGTTAAAGCGGCCAGCATACAATGCGACCAGCGTGCGCAATCGCGTATTCTGCTCTAGAGATTCCATCTTCGCCATTTAGTCATTCAATGCTTTGTTGTCTAATAATGGACAGAGTAGCTCCTAACCAGAGTGCGCGGATGCACCGGCTAGTCTGGAACTACGCCGGCCGCATGCATTGTAAAACCCATTCTCGCATGACGCGGTTCATAGATATAATACGAACTTGTAAGCTTTCAATTGAGGTACTGGTGGAGTGTCACCTGTGCGTGAGTGAATACATCTTTAGTGATTATCTAATCGTTCTCTTTCAATGACTTACGACTTATAGTATATTCAAAAAACATTGCAGAATTCCTCAATGACTGTAAGACATAAGTCAAAATGTGAAAAAACTAA
Protein-coding sequences here:
- the LOC127843801 gene encoding GTP-binding protein Di-Ras2-like, whose amino-acid sequence is MPEQSNDYRVVVFGAGGVGKSSLVLRFVRGTFRDSYIPTIEDTYRQVISCNKQVFTLQITDTTGSHQFPAMQRLSISKGHAFILVYSITSRQSLEELKPIFEESREIKGTDIDGIPIMLVGNKCDEFARQVGTPEGAAVAKHWKCGHLETSAKTNYNVKELFQELLQLEKRRTMSLQLETKKTRSQKRKEKLKGKCSIM